Proteins from a genomic interval of Acinonyx jubatus isolate Ajub_Pintada_27869175 chromosome B4, VMU_Ajub_asm_v1.0, whole genome shotgun sequence:
- the LOC106978424 gene encoding olfactory receptor 10A7, translating to MICENHTRVTEFLLLGFTNNPEMQVSLFILFLVIYTVTLLGNFLIVTVTSVDPALQTPMYFFLRNLSLLEVCFTLVMVPKMLVDLVSPRKIISFVGCGAQMYFFFFFGSSECFLLSMMAYDRFVAICNPLRYSVIMNRSLCLWMAVGSWMSGVPVSMLQTAWLMALPFCGPNTIDHFFCDGPPVLKLVTQDTSMYEMQALASTLLFIMFPFSLILVSYIRIITTVLRMPSATGRQKAFSTCSSHLIVVSLFYGTASLTYLRPKSSQSPESKKLVSLSYTVITPMLNPIIYSLRNNEVKGAVKRTVTQKVLQKLDVF from the coding sequence ATGATTTGTGAAAATCACACCAGAGTCACTGAATTTCTTCTTCTCGGTTTTACAAATAACCCTGAGATGCAAGtttccctctttattttgttcctgGTCATCTATACAGTCACTTTGTTGGGCAACTTCCTTATCGTCACAGTTACCAGTGTGGATCCTGCTCTTCAAACACCCATGTACTTCTTTCTCCGAAACCTATCACTTCTCGAAGTCTGTTTTACCTTGGTCATGGTGCCGAAGATGCTGGTCGATCTAGTGTCTCCAAGGAAAATCATCTCTTTTGTAGGCTGTGGTGCCCAGatgtactttttcttcttctttggcaGCTCTGAATGTTTTCTTCTGTCTATGATGGCTTATGATCGCTTTGTGGCCATCTGTAACCCTCTCCGTTATTCAGTCATAATGAATAGGTCCCTGTGCTTGTGGATGGCTGTTGGCTCTTGGATGTCTGGTGTTCCTGTCTCTATGCTACAAACAGCTTGGTTGATGGCCCTTCCTTTCTGTGGACCAAATACCATAGACCACTTTTTTTGTGATGGTCCTCCGGTGTTGAAACTAGTCACTCAGGACACAAGCATGTATGAAATGCAAGCGCTTGCCTCCACACTACTGtttattatgtttcctttttccctcaTTTTGGTCTCCTACATCCGCATTATCACAACTGTTCTCAGGATGCCATCTGCTACTGGTCGCCAGAAGGCATTCTCCACCTGTTCATCACACCTCATTGTGGTATCCCTTTTCTATGGAACCGCCAGCTTGACCTACCTACGGCCCAAATCCAGCCAGTCCCCTGAAAGCAAGAAGCTAGTGTCATTGTCATACACTGTCATCACTCCTATGTTAAATCCGATCATCTACAGCCTAAGGAACAATGAAGTGAAGGGGGCTGTCAAGAGGACAGTCACTCAAAAAGTCTTGCAGAAGTTAGATGTGTTTTGA